One window of the Endomicrobium proavitum genome contains the following:
- a CDS encoding sulfite exporter TauE/SafE family protein, producing the protein MEIITCIAIGVAGGILSGLMGVGGGIVLIPLMVIFLHMGQHQAQGTSLAIIMLSFVSMFVYYKKGHVNLTVAALIGIGFIIGGLIGAHFATSIPEHALKKIFAVLMIVVAVKMLVFK; encoded by the coding sequence ATGGAAATAATAACTTGCATAGCCATCGGCGTTGCCGGTGGAATTTTAAGCGGTCTTATGGGCGTAGGCGGAGGGATTGTTCTAATTCCTCTTATGGTTATTTTTTTGCATATGGGTCAGCATCAGGCGCAGGGGACTTCTCTTGCCATAATAATGTTAAGCTTTGTTTCAATGTTTGTTTATTACAAAAAAGGGCACGTGAATCTTACGGTGGCGGCGCTTATAGGCATAGGTTTTATAATCGGCGGGCTTATCGGCGCGCATTTTGCTACGTCTATTCCCGAGCACGCGTTGAAGAAAATTTTTGCGGTGCTTATGATAGTTGTCGCCGTGAAAATGCTGGTTTTTAAATAA
- the mraY gene encoding phospho-N-acetylmuramoyl-pentapeptide-transferase, with amino-acid sequence MLYHIFYALRDVFTPFNVFQYITFRAGGAVLTSLIICFIIGPYVIRKLTELKVGQTVRTDGPATHQCKSGTPTMGGVIILISIVSSVLLWARLDNRFILWLIAGALWLGFLGFWDDYLKLKGKNTKGVSAKGKLFFQTVFAATLAAYLSAFPANPEYATLVNVPFLKSFFVNLSFLYIVFAMIIVVGSSNAVNLTDGLDGLAIGNIVIVAFTLAVFAYLAGTVPVANYLKIIPVSGAAEISVFLAAIVGSGLGFLWYNSYPAQVFMGDTGSLFLGGVLGMSSIFIKQELILLLLGGVFVAEAVSVMIQISYYKRTKQRFFRMAPLHHHFEMSGLSETKVTIRFWIIGILLAILSFASLKLR; translated from the coding sequence ATGCTCTACCACATTTTTTACGCTCTTAGAGACGTGTTTACGCCGTTTAATGTTTTTCAATACATTACTTTCAGAGCCGGCGGCGCAGTGCTTACAAGTCTTATTATTTGTTTTATTATCGGCCCATACGTAATACGAAAATTAACAGAGCTTAAAGTGGGGCAAACCGTTAGAACAGACGGGCCGGCTACGCATCAGTGTAAAAGCGGAACGCCTACGATGGGCGGAGTTATCATACTTATTTCAATAGTCAGTTCTGTTTTGTTGTGGGCAAGGCTTGATAACAGATTTATACTTTGGCTTATCGCAGGCGCTTTGTGGCTTGGATTTTTAGGTTTTTGGGACGATTACCTTAAACTTAAAGGAAAAAACACAAAAGGCGTGTCCGCAAAAGGAAAACTGTTTTTTCAAACGGTGTTTGCCGCAACGCTTGCGGCTTATTTAAGCGCATTTCCGGCAAATCCGGAATATGCAACTCTTGTAAATGTTCCGTTTCTTAAAAGTTTTTTTGTAAATTTATCATTTTTATACATAGTGTTTGCCATGATAATTGTTGTAGGAAGTTCAAATGCGGTGAATTTAACCGATGGGCTTGACGGGCTTGCAATAGGCAACATAGTTATTGTGGCTTTTACGCTGGCTGTTTTTGCATATCTTGCGGGCACTGTTCCCGTGGCAAATTATCTTAAGATAATTCCCGTTTCCGGCGCGGCGGAAATATCTGTTTTTCTTGCGGCAATTGTCGGGTCCGGGCTTGGGTTTTTGTGGTATAACTCTTATCCGGCTCAAGTGTTTATGGGCGATACGGGAAGTTTGTTTCTCGGCGGAGTTTTGGGTATGTCTTCCATATTTATTAAGCAGGAGCTTATCCTTCTTCTTCTGGGCGGCGTGTTTGTGGCTGAAGCCGTGTCTGTTATGATACAAATATCATATTACAAAAGAACCAAACAAAGATTTTTTAGAATGGCTCCGCTTCACCATCATTTTGAAATGAGCGGACTTTCGGAAACCAAAGTTACAATACGGTTTTGGATTATAGGAATACTTCTTGCTATTTTGTCTTTTGCGTCTTTAAAACTCAGATAA
- a CDS encoding zinc ribbon domain-containing protein: MENLRQDLETLCLVQDYDIKIVKAKEIIRNAPHLAALKKKELDAKKAETEVQKKNFVALNSAKKEKEALLDSKEKAIGKHSSELNSAKSNDIYKTLLLAIEKEKADISIIEDEVLELLTKIDAEAVVVKSAEAALKEFEQKISEEIFKINASAKEQEEAVETFKTERDRRKAGVSKNILDQYERICEGRDGMGIALVEADSCGGCSMTLRPQLVNQAQKSTEIVYCDNCSRILFKK, encoded by the coding sequence ATGGAAAATTTAAGACAGGATTTAGAGACGTTATGTCTTGTTCAAGATTATGATATTAAAATTGTCAAAGCTAAAGAAATAATTCGGAATGCGCCTCATCTTGCGGCGTTAAAAAAGAAAGAGCTTGACGCTAAAAAAGCCGAAACGGAAGTTCAAAAGAAAAATTTTGTTGCGTTAAATTCCGCGAAAAAAGAAAAAGAAGCTTTGCTTGATTCAAAAGAAAAAGCTATAGGCAAACATTCTTCCGAACTTAATTCGGCAAAATCCAATGATATTTACAAAACGCTTCTTTTAGCAATAGAAAAAGAAAAAGCCGACATAAGCATTATTGAAGATGAAGTTTTGGAATTGCTTACAAAAATAGACGCGGAAGCCGTTGTAGTAAAATCTGCGGAAGCGGCGCTCAAAGAGTTTGAACAAAAAATAAGCGAAGAAATTTTTAAAATAAACGCTTCCGCAAAAGAACAGGAAGAAGCCGTAGAAACTTTTAAAACAGAACGCGACCGGCGCAAAGCCGGAGTAAGCAAAAATATTTTAGACCAGTATGAGAGAATCTGCGAAGGCCGCGACGGAATGGGAATAGCTCTTGTTGAAGCCGACAGTTGCGGCGGCTGCAGCATGACGTTAAGACCGCAGCTTGTAAATCAAGCGCAAAAGAGCACTGAAATAGTTTACTGCGACAATTGTTCAAGAATACTTTTTAAAAAATAA
- the ftsW gene encoding putative lipid II flippase FtsW, with amino-acid sequence MPRIDFAKYDFSLIAFTSLAVIFGAFMVFSSSAIMADARGASPFMFFLKQLLWLVFGFAAMFITAFVINYKFYQKYAKWIYLVAFIFLIAVLIFGVTRGGAKRWLHLGFFTFQPSELAKFASVAIMASFIAKKKEFIAQWEGLVVPIAMLLIMIVPIFLEKDLGTPILIASVCIAMLVCAGIKIQAIAASAAIGIVAVAAAIMKVEYRRTRFIDYLNSFINIDAAAYQVKHALYAFGSGGFFGKGLGKSELKMMYLPEAHTDFIFPVIGEELGFLFGALPIMAFFIFIFLKGIKISKNAPDDFARYLALGITFLIVFQALINMSVATGNFPAKGLPLPFISFGGTSIVITMAVSGILINLSQYSKRKV; translated from the coding sequence ATGCCGAGAATAGATTTTGCAAAATATGATTTTTCTCTAATTGCATTCACGTCGCTTGCGGTAATTTTCGGCGCTTTTATGGTTTTTTCGTCAAGCGCCATTATGGCGGACGCCAGAGGGGCAAGTCCGTTTATGTTTTTTCTTAAACAGCTGCTGTGGCTTGTTTTCGGGTTTGCGGCAATGTTTATTACGGCGTTTGTGATTAATTATAAGTTTTATCAGAAATACGCAAAATGGATTTATCTGGTTGCTTTTATTTTTTTAATTGCCGTTTTAATTTTCGGCGTTACAAGAGGCGGCGCTAAAAGATGGCTTCACCTCGGATTTTTTACATTTCAGCCTTCTGAACTTGCAAAATTTGCGTCTGTGGCAATTATGGCGAGCTTTATTGCCAAGAAAAAAGAGTTTATTGCGCAATGGGAAGGTCTCGTTGTGCCGATAGCTATGCTGCTTATTATGATAGTTCCTATATTTTTAGAGAAAGATTTGGGAACTCCGATTTTAATAGCTTCGGTTTGCATAGCTATGCTTGTATGCGCCGGCATTAAAATTCAGGCGATAGCCGCTTCCGCCGCAATAGGCATAGTTGCCGTGGCTGCGGCCATTATGAAAGTAGAGTATAGACGTACGCGTTTTATAGATTATCTTAATTCTTTTATAAATATTGACGCTGCTGCTTATCAGGTTAAACATGCGCTATATGCGTTCGGTTCCGGAGGATTTTTCGGAAAAGGTTTAGGAAAAAGCGAACTTAAAATGATGTATCTGCCCGAGGCGCACACGGATTTTATTTTTCCCGTTATAGGAGAAGAACTCGGCTTTTTATTTGGCGCGCTTCCTATTATGGCGTTTTTTATTTTTATTTTTTTAAAGGGCATAAAAATAAGCAAGAACGCCCCCGACGATTTTGCGCGTTATCTTGCCTTGGGGATAACTTTTCTTATAGTTTTTCAGGCTCTTATAAATATGTCGGTGGCTACCGGAAACTTTCCGGCTAAAGGTCTTCCTCTTCCGTTTATATCTTTCGGCGGAACGTCTATAGTTATAACTATGGCGGTATCTGGAATTTTGATAAACCTATCGCAGTATTCCAAAAGGAAAGTATGA
- the murD gene encoding UDP-N-acetylmuramoyl-L-alanine--D-glutamate ligase yields the protein MKKIGILGAGKSGIAAANLAVKLGYEVFISDSEKKRFVKNLNAKVVKEFGGHSDEILNSDIIIKSPGICGDIDILKKAKKKKIKILSDLEFSLNNSKYKKIIAITGTNGKTTTTDLTAKIIKSAYKDSIVTGNIGFPLSDKALKTTKNTIITMELSSYQLEDTPEFRPDISVLLNVTPDHLEHHKTMANYIKAKENVFVNQKQKDFAIINYDDKICRKLADKTKAKVIFFSRGFLKKGVFYDNGNVIIKIDKEVKIKPKINIVGMHNVENILAAAAAAYCAGVAPAIIEKVISSYKGVEHRIEYVRSVGGVAYYNDSKSTNVDSARVALESFDKNILLIMGGRDKGAPYTPLKKLIKDRVKTIYLVGESAGKIRKDLPLSCCENCGDIQTAVKKISAAAKSGDVVLFSPACASFDQFNNFEERGQKFKKLVKAL from the coding sequence GTGAAAAAAATAGGAATTTTGGGCGCCGGAAAAAGCGGCATAGCGGCGGCAAATCTTGCCGTAAAATTAGGATATGAAGTTTTTATTTCCGACAGCGAAAAAAAACGTTTCGTAAAAAATTTAAACGCAAAAGTTGTAAAAGAATTCGGCGGACACAGCGATGAAATTTTAAATTCCGATATTATAATTAAAAGCCCCGGCATTTGCGGCGATATTGATATTTTGAAAAAAGCCAAGAAGAAAAAAATAAAAATTTTAAGCGATTTGGAATTTTCTTTAAACAATTCAAAGTATAAAAAAATTATAGCCATAACAGGCACAAACGGCAAAACTACCACCACGGATTTAACTGCAAAAATAATAAAATCCGCATATAAAGATTCAATAGTTACGGGAAATATCGGCTTTCCTCTTTCGGATAAAGCGTTAAAGACTACAAAAAATACAATTATAACAATGGAGCTTTCAAGTTATCAGCTTGAAGATACGCCGGAGTTTAGACCTGATATTTCCGTTTTGCTAAATGTTACTCCGGACCATTTGGAGCATCATAAAACCATGGCTAACTATATAAAAGCCAAGGAAAATGTTTTTGTAAATCAAAAGCAAAAAGATTTTGCAATTATAAATTACGACGATAAAATTTGCAGAAAACTTGCCGATAAAACAAAAGCTAAAGTTATTTTTTTTAGCAGAGGTTTTTTGAAGAAAGGCGTTTTTTATGATAATGGAAATGTTATTATAAAAATAGACAAAGAAGTAAAAATAAAACCTAAAATAAATATAGTAGGCATGCACAATGTTGAAAATATTCTTGCGGCTGCGGCTGCTGCGTATTGCGCCGGAGTTGCTCCTGCGATAATTGAAAAAGTAATATCGTCTTATAAAGGCGTAGAGCACCGCATAGAATACGTGCGCAGCGTCGGCGGAGTTGCTTATTATAACGATTCAAAATCCACAAACGTAGATTCTGCAAGAGTTGCGCTGGAATCATTTGATAAAAATATACTTCTTATAATGGGCGGACGCGATAAAGGCGCGCCTTATACTCCTTTGAAAAAACTTATTAAAGACAGAGTAAAAACCATTTATCTTGTCGGAGAGTCCGCCGGTAAAATAAGAAAAGATTTGCCTCTTTCTTGCTGCGAAAATTGCGGCGATATTCAAACCGCTGTTAAAAAAATATCCGCGGCGGCAAAAAGCGGCGATGTTGTTTTGTTTTCTCCGGCGTGCGCTTCTTTTGATCAGTTTAATAATTTTGAAGAGCGCGGACAAAAATTTAAAAAACTTGTAAAGGCTTTGTAA
- a CDS encoding UDP-N-acetylmuramoyl-L-alanyl-D-glutamate--2,6-diaminopimelate ligase translates to MKLKDILPLNNEKFYGDGETEISGVSYDSRKVKKGFLFFALPGHQTDGKKYIRDAIANGAVVIVSDAYDKDIKVAQIESGDVFGFMSLFCAKFFNYPDRELTILGITGTNGKTTVTYMIESILANLGVSCGVIGTVNYRYGGKVIEASNTTPQSLDVYKMMREMSDGGVKHLAMEVSSHALSLGRVGGIDFDTAVFTNLTQDHLDFHKTMENYFQAKASLFKSLGVGKKNNTKFAIINVDDDYGIRLSKMSLNAEIKSYSAAAENKSDFHAENIFISASGSKFDALYNGQTQNISIKHIGLHNVHNALASLAAVVCLGYSFDKTAAALSASTQAPGRLERVDTKNLGFEVAVDYAHTEDALKNVLAAIKNLNPQRIITVFGAGGDRDRTKRPLMGKTATEMSDFVFVTSDNPRTEDPEKIILDIEVGIKKAGKKNYKVVVDREQAIKEAVVMAEKGDVVLIAGKGHETYQIIGTQKTHFNDAEIALKYIIVKEKQRLQARQLGQKEFGF, encoded by the coding sequence ATGAAACTGAAAGATATTTTGCCTTTAAATAATGAAAAATTTTACGGCGACGGCGAAACTGAAATTTCAGGCGTTTCTTACGACTCAAGAAAAGTAAAAAAAGGATTTTTATTTTTTGCTCTTCCCGGACATCAAACGGACGGGAAAAAATATATCCGCGACGCTATTGCAAACGGAGCTGTTGTTATAGTCAGCGATGCTTACGATAAAGATATTAAAGTTGCGCAAATAGAATCCGGCGATGTTTTTGGTTTTATGTCTTTGTTTTGCGCAAAATTTTTTAACTATCCCGACAGAGAATTAACGATTCTGGGAATTACCGGCACAAACGGCAAAACAACCGTAACTTATATGATTGAAAGCATTCTCGCAAATCTCGGCGTTTCATGCGGCGTTATCGGAACTGTAAACTACAGATACGGCGGAAAAGTTATTGAAGCGTCAAACACTACGCCGCAGTCTTTAGACGTTTATAAAATGATGAGAGAAATGTCCGACGGCGGCGTTAAACATCTTGCTATGGAAGTTTCTTCACACGCGTTAAGTTTAGGGCGCGTAGGCGGGATAGATTTTGATACGGCTGTTTTTACAAATTTAACGCAAGATCATCTTGATTTTCATAAGACCATGGAAAATTATTTTCAAGCTAAAGCATCGTTGTTTAAAAGTCTCGGCGTCGGCAAAAAAAATAATACAAAGTTTGCTATAATTAACGTTGACGACGATTACGGAATCCGGCTTTCAAAAATGTCGTTAAATGCCGAAATAAAATCTTACTCGGCGGCGGCAGAAAATAAGTCTGATTTCCACGCTGAAAATATTTTCATATCGGCAAGCGGCAGCAAATTTGACGCGTTGTATAACGGGCAGACGCAAAATATAAGTATTAAACATATAGGCCTTCACAACGTCCACAATGCGCTTGCTTCTTTGGCTGCCGTCGTATGTCTCGGATATTCTTTTGATAAAACGGCTGCCGCTTTAAGCGCTTCAACGCAGGCGCCGGGAAGACTTGAAAGAGTGGATACTAAAAATTTAGGGTTTGAAGTCGCCGTGGATTACGCTCACACGGAAGACGCTTTAAAAAATGTTTTGGCTGCAATTAAGAATTTAAATCCTCAAAGAATTATAACGGTGTTTGGCGCAGGCGGGGACAGAGACAGAACCAAAAGACCTCTTATGGGCAAAACCGCAACGGAGATGAGCGATTTTGTTTTTGTAACTTCCGATAATCCGAGAACGGAAGACCCCGAAAAAATTATTTTAGACATTGAAGTCGGCATAAAAAAAGCCGGCAAAAAAAATTATAAAGTTGTTGTTGACAGAGAGCAGGCTATTAAGGAAGCCGTTGTAATGGCGGAAAAAGGCGACGTGGTTTTGATTGCGGGCAAAGGTCACGAAACTTATCAAATTATAGGAACCCAAAAAACGCATTTTAACGACGCGGAAATTGCGCTAAAATATATAATTGTCAAAGAAAAACAACGGTTGCAAGCCAGACAGCTTGGACAAAAGGAGTTCGGTTTTTAA
- the rsmH gene encoding 16S rRNA (cytosine(1402)-N(4))-methyltransferase RsmH encodes MYHISVMPSESSQYLVNNENGLYVDCTFGGGGHSLYLLKKHKNIKIIAFDWDSDAFARFQETQKLFDGRLTFIKDNFKNIKAALAAINVKKVDGILADVGVSSKQFDDMDRGFSFNSKVLDMRMDVSNPLTAKEVINSFSQDELADIFYRYGQEYRSRQIAQAIYERRKRGVINTALELQDIIRSVKRPEGKINPATKVFQALRIFVNKELENLEGLLTDACEVLSFGGRIVIISFHSLEDSIVKKNFKENSANGIYKILTKKVVIASDEEMRGNPRSRSAKIRAAERV; translated from the coding sequence ATGTATCATATATCCGTTATGCCTTCAGAGTCGTCGCAATATCTTGTAAACAACGAAAACGGTCTGTATGTGGACTGTACTTTCGGCGGCGGCGGGCACAGTTTATATTTGCTCAAAAAACATAAAAATATAAAAATTATAGCTTTTGACTGGGACAGCGACGCTTTTGCCAGATTTCAGGAAACTCAAAAATTATTTGACGGAAGGCTTACTTTTATAAAAGATAATTTTAAAAATATAAAAGCTGCGCTTGCGGCGATAAACGTTAAAAAGGTTGACGGTATTTTAGCGGACGTCGGCGTGTCGTCAAAACAGTTTGACGATATGGACAGAGGTTTTTCTTTCAACTCTAAAGTTTTGGATATGAGAATGGACGTCAGCAATCCTCTGACGGCTAAAGAAGTAATAAACTCTTTTTCACAAGACGAACTTGCCGATATTTTTTACCGATACGGGCAGGAATACCGCTCAAGACAAATTGCGCAGGCTATTTACGAAAGAAGAAAACGCGGAGTAATAAATACGGCGTTGGAGCTTCAGGACATAATTCGCAGCGTGAAACGTCCGGAAGGAAAAATAAATCCGGCGACAAAAGTTTTTCAGGCGCTTAGAATATTTGTAAATAAAGAACTTGAAAATCTTGAAGGACTTCTTACGGATGCTTGCGAAGTTTTATCTTTCGGCGGGAGAATAGTAATAATAAGTTTTCACTCTCTTGAAGATTCCATAGTAAAGAAAAATTTTAAAGAAAATTCCGCAAACGGAATTTATAAAATTCTCACAAAGAAAGTAGTAATTGCTTCGGATGAAGAAATGCGCGGCAATCCTCGTTCGCGCAGCGCTAAAATAAGAGCGGCGGAGAGAGTTTGA
- a CDS encoding peptidoglycan D,D-transpeptidase FtsI family protein — protein sequence MINTKNRHDKRRKAIAAAVLFIFFALFIRLVSIQIFKSSEINYTVEKMVRRETLEAPRRGDILDARGRTLATSVKKYTLFIDPQSAKDYPEIKKVLLNYGIKIKQRAIEEFGDTAYFPVAFNIDDETMRKIRNEKLTGIGFNWKYVRQYPENRLLAHILGVTDSDGIGLEGIEKVCEGYLSGDKVITRQYRDGKGRIINDKIVDKEKIQGLDVTLTIDKNVQFIAEQELRKAFGGFKALKAACIVQNPKTGEILAMVSFPDFDISGKIKNVGELRNAAISDGFEPGSTFKIVAIAAALEESKITLAENFYLENGKYKIYKHTINDDHKLPGSATAVKIMEQSSNIGLVKIAQKLGTPLFYEYIRKFGFNSLSGIDLPGEARGLLSDKEKWDGLSLPSISFGQSLNVTALQLVNSYSVIANGGVLMKPILIKNIDKIDVKQDFEFAPKEVRRVISEETAANLRKILKSVVDNGTGKAAKAGGYTTAGKTGTAQKYDPSIKRYSSKNYIASFCGFVPAENPQITVLVVIDSPKGSDYYAASVAAPVFAKIAQRTAEYLNIPKDDLSVKNNDKRAK from the coding sequence ATGATAAATACAAAAAACAGACACGATAAAAGAAGAAAAGCGATTGCCGCTGCAGTCCTTTTCATTTTTTTTGCTTTATTTATAAGACTTGTTTCCATACAAATTTTTAAATCTTCGGAAATAAATTATACCGTAGAAAAAATGGTGCGCAGAGAAACGCTTGAGGCTCCAAGGCGCGGCGATATTCTTGACGCCCGAGGGAGAACTCTTGCCACAAGCGTAAAAAAGTACACTCTGTTTATAGATCCCCAGTCCGCTAAAGATTATCCGGAAATAAAAAAAGTTCTTCTCAATTACGGAATTAAAATTAAACAAAGAGCTATTGAAGAGTTTGGCGATACGGCATATTTTCCCGTGGCTTTCAATATAGACGACGAAACCATGAGAAAAATAAGAAATGAAAAACTTACGGGCATAGGGTTTAACTGGAAATACGTCCGGCAGTATCCTGAAAACAGATTGTTGGCGCATATTCTCGGCGTAACAGATTCCGACGGAATAGGGCTTGAAGGTATTGAAAAGGTTTGCGAAGGGTATCTGTCCGGAGACAAAGTTATCACAAGACAATATCGCGACGGCAAAGGCAGAATTATAAACGATAAAATTGTAGATAAAGAAAAAATTCAAGGATTGGACGTAACTCTTACAATAGATAAAAACGTTCAGTTTATCGCCGAACAGGAGCTTCGTAAAGCGTTCGGCGGATTTAAAGCTTTAAAAGCGGCGTGTATTGTGCAAAATCCTAAAACCGGCGAAATATTGGCGATGGTTTCTTTCCCTGATTTTGATATTTCCGGTAAAATAAAAAATGTCGGAGAGTTGCGAAATGCCGCTATAAGCGACGGGTTTGAGCCCGGGTCAACATTTAAAATAGTGGCTATTGCGGCGGCGCTGGAAGAAAGTAAAATAACTTTGGCGGAAAATTTTTACCTTGAAAACGGCAAGTATAAAATTTACAAGCATACCATAAACGACGATCACAAGCTGCCGGGCAGCGCAACTGCCGTAAAGATTATGGAGCAGTCGTCAAATATAGGTCTTGTAAAAATAGCGCAAAAGCTCGGCACGCCGCTTTTTTACGAATACATAAGAAAATTCGGATTTAATTCTTTAAGCGGAATAGATTTGCCGGGCGAAGCCAGAGGATTGCTCAGCGATAAAGAAAAATGGGACGGTTTGTCTTTGCCGTCTATTTCTTTCGGGCAAAGTCTTAACGTAACCGCTTTGCAGCTTGTAAATTCTTACTCCGTTATCGCAAACGGAGGCGTTCTTATGAAACCTATTTTAATTAAAAATATTGATAAAATTGACGTTAAGCAGGATTTTGAATTTGCTCCGAAAGAAGTGCGCAGAGTAATATCCGAAGAGACAGCCGCAAATTTAAGAAAAATTTTAAAAAGCGTAGTGGATAACGGAACAGGTAAAGCCGCAAAAGCCGGAGGCTACACCACAGCCGGAAAGACGGGAACCGCGCAGAAGTATGACCCGTCAATAAAAAGATATTCTTCTAAAAATTACATAGCGTCTTTTTGCGGTTTCGTTCCGGCGGAAAATCCGCAGATAACCGTTTTGGTAGTTATAGACAGTCCGAAAGGCAGCGATTATTACGCAGCGTCGGTTGCTGCGCCGGTATTTGCAAAAATTGCGCAAAGAACGGCGGAATATCTGAATATTCCAAAAGATGATTTAAGCGTTAAAAATAATGATAAGAGAGCCAAATAA
- a CDS encoding UDP-N-acetylmuramoyl-tripeptide--D-alanyl-D-alanine ligase, which translates to MESFYLKELITAVKGKFLIGDPKLSVKNISIDSRTVKKGEVFFAIKGENYDGHNFIGEAVSRGASAIVCSQYDIGLVKPFPSFPAVVKVDDTVIALGDLAKAYRKRFKDIKIVGITGSNGKTTTKEILSSILNTQGKTVSNKGNFNNRIGLPLSILNLTSDVKYGVFELGTSVKGEIKILSDILCPDIAIITNIGCSHLETFVNPEGVYEEKKALLDAIAGWSFAVVNKDDEYLKNAVAAGGAKIISFAIANNADVTAKNISLRSGGQLFELHYGKGFVYVNMPSKGKFNVLNALGASAAALGLGCSLEDVKKGIENFKAPAMRMETIVTKRGVTLINDAYNANPSSVRESINAVLEAYPSSEINLVLGDMLELGENSALYHKELGKFISDKKIKSVYLAGEMSFYTKESAGKKVVFYCGKSSDLFAALKKSGANKKSVFLFKGSRGMKLENTYKKFFEFLENEEK; encoded by the coding sequence ATGGAGTCGTTTTATCTTAAAGAACTCATCACTGCGGTAAAGGGAAAATTTCTTATAGGCGACCCTAAACTGTCGGTAAAAAATATTTCAATAGATTCCCGCACGGTAAAAAAGGGCGAAGTTTTTTTCGCTATTAAAGGCGAAAATTACGACGGACACAATTTTATCGGCGAAGCGGTATCGCGCGGAGCCTCGGCAATAGTGTGTTCGCAATACGATATTGGTCTTGTGAAACCTTTTCCGTCTTTTCCCGCTGTAGTAAAAGTGGACGATACCGTTATAGCTTTGGGGGATTTGGCAAAAGCTTACAGAAAGCGTTTCAAAGATATAAAAATTGTGGGGATTACAGGTTCAAACGGAAAAACTACGACTAAAGAAATTCTTTCTTCAATTTTAAACACGCAGGGAAAAACAGTTTCAAACAAGGGAAATTTTAATAACAGAATAGGGCTGCCTTTATCAATTTTAAATCTTACTTCAGACGTTAAATACGGAGTTTTTGAACTTGGTACGTCTGTTAAAGGCGAAATTAAAATTCTTTCGGATATTCTATGTCCGGACATAGCGATAATTACAAATATCGGCTGCTCTCATCTTGAAACTTTTGTAAATCCCGAAGGCGTATATGAAGAAAAAAAGGCGCTTCTGGACGCGATTGCCGGCTGGAGCTTTGCCGTTGTCAATAAAGACGACGAATATTTAAAAAATGCCGTTGCTGCCGGCGGAGCAAAAATAATTTCTTTTGCAATTGCAAATAATGCTGATGTTACGGCAAAAAATATATCGCTAAGATCCGGCGGTCAGCTTTTTGAACTTCATTACGGCAAAGGTTTTGTTTACGTAAATATGCCGTCAAAAGGCAAGTTTAACGTGTTAAACGCTCTTGGCGCTTCAGCTGCGGCTTTGGGTTTGGGATGTTCTCTTGAAGATGTGAAAAAGGGCATAGAAAATTTTAAAGCGCCGGCTATGAGAATGGAAACTATTGTAACAAAACGCGGAGTTACGCTTATAAACGACGCTTATAATGCAAACCCTTCTTCCGTCAGAGAATCTATTAATGCTGTTTTAGAGGCTTATCCGTCAAGCGAAATAAATCTTGTTCTGGGCGATATGCTTGAGCTTGGGGAAAATTCCGCGCTTTATCATAAAGAACTCGGAAAATTTATATCGGATAAAAAAATTAAATCCGTTTATCTTGCGGGAGAAATGAGTTTTTACACAAAAGAATCTGCAGGAAAGAAAGTTGTTTTTTATTGCGGCAAATCGTCGGATTTATTTGCGGCGCTTAAAAAATCCGGTGCAAATAAGAAATCGGTATTTTTGTTTAAAGGTTCGCGCGGCATGAAGCTTGAAAATACATATAAAAAATTCTTTGAATTCTTGGAAAATGAGGAAAAATAA